In Nitrobacteraceae bacterium AZCC 1564, the following proteins share a genomic window:
- a CDS encoding 3-methyl-2-oxobutanoate hydroxymethyltransferase (product_source=KO:K00606; cath_funfam=3.20.20.60; cog=COG0413; ko=KO:K00606; pfam=PF02548; superfamily=51621; tigrfam=TIGR00222), whose amino-acid sequence MSVQTTVKRKTAPDILKRKGGEPIVMLTSYHAHTAALVDQYCDVILVGDSLGNVMHGFETTVPVTLDMMILQGHAVMRGSKQSLVVVDMPFGSYEASKEQAFHSAARIMKETHCGAVKLEGGVRMAETIEFLTSRGIPVMAHVGLTPQSINTLGSFKSQGREEALKLMEGGNGGGPIQDDAVAVAQAGAFSMVVEAVAEPLARRITEIVPIPTIGIGASAACDGQVLVLEDMLGLSPWVPKFVKRYGNLGPGIEAAIKDYARDVRSRAFPGPEHVYGVKPKA is encoded by the coding sequence ATGTCCGTGCAAACGACGGTGAAGCGTAAGACCGCACCCGATATTCTGAAGCGTAAGGGTGGCGAGCCGATCGTCATGCTGACCTCTTATCATGCGCACACGGCGGCGCTGGTCGATCAGTACTGCGATGTCATCCTGGTCGGTGACTCGCTCGGCAACGTGATGCACGGCTTCGAGACCACGGTACCGGTCACGCTCGATATGATGATCCTGCAAGGCCACGCCGTGATGCGTGGCTCGAAACAGTCTCTCGTTGTGGTGGACATGCCGTTCGGCTCCTATGAAGCATCAAAGGAGCAGGCGTTTCATTCCGCAGCCCGCATCATGAAGGAGACCCATTGCGGCGCGGTCAAGCTGGAAGGCGGCGTGCGCATGGCGGAGACGATCGAGTTTCTTACCTCGCGCGGCATTCCTGTGATGGCACATGTCGGCCTTACGCCGCAGTCGATTAATACCCTCGGCAGCTTCAAGTCGCAGGGCCGCGAGGAAGCGTTGAAACTAATGGAGGGCGGCAACGGGGGTGGCCCCATTCAAGACGATGCGGTCGCCGTGGCCCAAGCTGGAGCTTTTTCGATGGTGGTTGAAGCTGTGGCCGAGCCTTTGGCGCGGCGCATCACAGAGATCGTTCCGATCCCAACCATCGGCATCGGCGCCAGCGCCGCGTGCGATGGTCAGGTGCTGGTGCTCGAGGACATGCTGGGGTTGTCGCCGTGGGTTCCAAAATTCGTCAAACGTTATGGCAATCTCGGTCCGGGGATCGAGGCTGCAATCAAGGATTACGCCAGGGACGTTCGCTCTCGAGCATTCCCCGGACCCGAGCACGTCTATGGGGTTAAACCCAAGGCTTGA
- a CDS encoding diguanylate cyclase (GGDEF)-like protein/PAS domain S-box-containing protein (product_source=TIGR00254/TIGR00229; cath_funfam=3.20.20.450,3.30.450.20,3.30.70.270; cog=COG5001; pfam=PF00563,PF00990,PF08448,PF12860,PF13426; smart=SM00052,SM00086,SM00091,SM00267; superfamily=141868,55073,55785; tigrfam=TIGR00229,TIGR00254; transmembrane_helix_parts=Outside_1_14,TMhelix_15_37,Inside_38_293,TMhelix_294_316,Outside_317_1127) — MRPSLFRGGAWQLSRWIIAATALLALLFVVATAVVILTLHNSFVEHEKSDLRNVALILAEETDRSFQSVEMAQRALLNDIERFKITTPEAFNFHMASKEVRTVLRNNIAALPHISELGIGAVDGSLVNTTATIVASSNGPLSSIAADAFRSNPQSRVTVTRPVRIPASDAFGFNIARKLTDAHGHFLGTINGIIHLDYLERYFDRIKPSQSNTIALFREDGTLLVRVPRKASVIGRLFPGIRDSLLSGNFVETRSTSPIDGTEKLIAVRRLPNHPVFVVVTASVADAMAVWREAALYLIAAAATVLLAIGVVVFIGTRRLASNINAHNAQFSSAINNTAKGLLIFDDQARVVVSNEGYLRMYGMPAQVVRPGAPLRDLLNYRKATGTFKGDPAEYQRRVLDEVGKGFRTEHTLQVADGRTIRVVNEPIPGGGYISTHEDVTESTLREESFRLLFDNNPIPMWVFDRETFEFLAVNDAAIEQYGYDREQFLELSILDIRPVEDRESFAAFVKSMPKRDIGRNIRRHQRADGSIFEVCSYSHSLHYEGREARLVACVDVTEQRTAEADLRRAQKFLDTVIEHVPLPIIVKRVPPGATDARTCGVTLVNRAAENLYGIERARWIGKSSLEIYPNAAGELSSQLDTKALLQRGPLVSGDHAIETLSGATKLVTSQRVAIRNDAGIAEHLVVLLEDVTERREAENRIAYMAHHDHLTDLANRSAFDECFAATIANAAAQNKHVAVMCLDLDGFKEINDLHGHSAGDHVLREVAARLSATATDAFVARFGGDEFMLITPDNEDGNISRELASRLLSSVAERIDLDGQALHVGLSIGIAVYPEHGTDTQSLLANADLALYRAKEHDRGTAQYFNSEMDIQVRERRAMQEDLRQAISAGELTLYYQPQVTMHREVIGYEALARWNSPKYGNVSPAVFIPLAEESSLIVQLGEWILREACLEAASWPEPRKIAVNISPRQFQQGNLPEVVLSALLRANLSPSLLELEITEGVLIDDFSRAVSIQKRLKAIGVDIALDDFGTGYSSLSYLHSFSFDKIKIDRAFIMDLERNKHSQAIVRAVIGLGRSLNIPILAEGVETEEQLSMLAREGCDAVQGYLTGRPEPAATLFQRGSRKTA, encoded by the coding sequence ATGCGTCCTTCTCTGTTCAGAGGAGGCGCATGGCAGCTGAGCCGGTGGATCATTGCAGCTACAGCGCTTCTGGCGTTGCTGTTCGTGGTCGCCACGGCCGTCGTGATCCTGACATTGCACAACAGCTTTGTCGAACATGAAAAGTCGGACCTGCGAAACGTCGCGTTGATCCTTGCCGAGGAGACCGATCGCTCATTCCAGTCCGTTGAAATGGCTCAACGCGCTCTGTTGAACGATATCGAACGCTTCAAAATAACAACTCCCGAGGCCTTCAACTTCCATATGGCGAGTAAGGAAGTTCGCACCGTTCTTCGGAACAACATCGCAGCTCTTCCACACATCTCGGAGCTCGGCATCGGAGCTGTCGACGGCAGCCTCGTGAACACCACGGCTACGATCGTCGCATCCTCGAATGGACCGTTGAGCTCCATTGCCGCTGATGCATTCCGCTCCAATCCCCAATCGAGAGTCACCGTCACGCGCCCTGTTAGGATTCCAGCGAGCGACGCATTCGGATTCAATATCGCGCGCAAGCTTACGGATGCTCACGGTCATTTTCTGGGGACGATCAACGGCATAATCCACCTCGATTACCTTGAGCGCTATTTTGACCGCATCAAGCCGAGTCAAAGCAACACGATTGCGCTCTTTCGCGAAGACGGAACGCTCCTTGTGCGTGTTCCTAGAAAGGCATCAGTCATCGGGCGGCTGTTTCCGGGTATTCGCGACTCACTGCTGTCGGGCAATTTTGTGGAGACCCGAAGTACAAGCCCGATCGACGGTACCGAGAAATTAATCGCGGTGCGCCGGCTGCCGAACCATCCAGTATTTGTGGTGGTTACGGCAAGCGTTGCCGACGCCATGGCGGTCTGGCGCGAGGCCGCGCTTTATTTGATAGCTGCTGCTGCGACGGTCCTCCTTGCGATCGGCGTCGTCGTCTTCATTGGCACGAGACGCCTTGCCAGCAACATCAACGCTCACAATGCGCAGTTTAGTTCAGCGATCAACAATACCGCGAAGGGGCTATTGATATTCGATGACCAGGCCCGGGTGGTTGTCAGCAACGAGGGCTATCTCCGCATGTACGGTATGCCCGCTCAAGTCGTCCGGCCGGGTGCACCACTCAGAGACCTGCTGAACTATCGCAAGGCGACAGGCACTTTCAAAGGTGATCCAGCCGAATACCAGCGCCGCGTCCTGGACGAAGTCGGAAAAGGTTTCCGTACCGAGCACACTTTGCAGGTCGCGGACGGCCGAACGATACGTGTGGTCAACGAGCCAATCCCGGGCGGCGGTTATATCTCCACACATGAGGACGTGACCGAGAGTACGCTGCGCGAGGAATCATTCAGGCTCCTGTTCGACAACAATCCGATCCCGATGTGGGTGTTCGATCGGGAAACATTTGAATTTCTCGCCGTTAACGACGCCGCGATCGAGCAATACGGCTACGACCGCGAGCAGTTCCTCGAGCTTTCCATACTCGATATTCGGCCTGTCGAAGATCGGGAGAGCTTCGCCGCCTTCGTCAAATCAATGCCCAAGAGGGATATCGGAAGGAACATCCGGCGCCATCAGCGCGCGGACGGCAGCATCTTCGAGGTTTGCAGTTATTCCCATTCCTTGCACTACGAGGGCAGGGAAGCACGACTTGTTGCCTGCGTGGATGTGACTGAGCAGCGAACGGCTGAAGCCGATCTTCGGCGTGCACAAAAATTTCTCGACACGGTTATCGAGCATGTCCCGCTGCCAATTATCGTAAAGAGGGTTCCTCCAGGTGCGACCGATGCGCGAACCTGCGGCGTGACACTGGTTAATCGGGCGGCGGAAAATCTCTATGGCATCGAACGTGCTCGATGGATTGGTAAATCATCATTGGAAATCTACCCCAATGCCGCCGGGGAGTTGTCCAGTCAGCTCGATACCAAGGCCCTCCTTCAGCGAGGGCCGTTGGTTTCCGGGGATCACGCGATCGAGACTTTGTCGGGAGCGACCAAGCTTGTCACGTCTCAGCGCGTCGCGATCCGGAACGACGCTGGAATTGCAGAACACCTCGTTGTTTTGCTGGAAGATGTTACGGAACGGCGCGAGGCGGAAAATCGTATCGCGTATATGGCTCACCATGACCACCTGACAGATCTTGCCAACCGCAGCGCCTTTGACGAATGTTTTGCCGCGACCATTGCGAATGCCGCTGCACAGAACAAGCACGTCGCCGTCATGTGTCTGGATCTGGATGGCTTCAAAGAGATCAACGATCTGCACGGACATTCCGCAGGTGATCATGTCTTGCGTGAAGTTGCCGCTCGCCTTTCCGCAACAGCGACGGATGCTTTCGTTGCGCGTTTCGGCGGTGACGAGTTCATGCTCATCACACCTGATAATGAAGATGGCAACATTTCTCGCGAATTGGCCTCTCGGCTCCTGTCGAGTGTCGCGGAGAGGATCGATCTGGACGGGCAAGCCCTGCACGTTGGCTTGAGCATTGGCATCGCCGTTTATCCCGAACACGGCACGGATACCCAAAGCCTGCTCGCGAACGCGGATCTAGCGCTTTACCGTGCAAAGGAGCACGACCGGGGGACAGCTCAATACTTCAATTCTGAAATGGACATCCAGGTGCGCGAGCGTCGCGCGATGCAGGAAGATTTGCGACAGGCGATTTCTGCCGGCGAGCTCACGCTCTATTATCAACCTCAAGTCACCATGCACCGCGAGGTTATCGGTTATGAGGCGCTGGCGCGCTGGAATTCTCCGAAATACGGAAACGTATCGCCTGCCGTCTTTATCCCGCTTGCGGAAGAAAGCAGTTTGATCGTTCAACTCGGCGAATGGATCCTCCGCGAGGCGTGTCTTGAGGCAGCATCATGGCCCGAGCCAAGGAAGATCGCCGTTAACATTTCTCCACGTCAGTTCCAGCAGGGCAATTTACCGGAGGTCGTGCTGTCGGCCCTTCTGAGAGCCAATCTTTCGCCGTCATTGCTCGAACTGGAAATCACTGAAGGCGTTTTGATTGATGACTTTTCACGCGCCGTCTCCATCCAGAAACGGCTAAAGGCAATCGGTGTCGATATCGCTCTCGATGACTTCGGTACGGGCTATTCGTCGTTGTCGTATCTTCACTCGTTCTCATTCGACAAGATCAAGATCGATCGCGCGTTCATCATGGACCTCGAGCGCAACAAGCACTCCCAGGCAATCGTTCGCGCCGTCATCGGTCTCGGTCGAAGTCTGAATATCCCCATCCTTGCTGAAGGGGTTGAGACGGAGGAGCAGTTGTCCATGCTCGCACGCGAAGGATGTGATGCCGTGCAAGGCTATTTGACTGGACGCCCCGAGCCCGCCGCGACGTTGTTCCAGAGGGGAAGTCGGAAGACTGCCTGA
- a CDS encoding hypothetical protein (product_source=Hypo-rule applied; cleavage_site_network=SignalP-noTM; transmembrane_helix_parts=Inside_1_6,TMhelix_7_29,Outside_30_185) — protein MRLSQRLIALTVLAAIGTALAGCSSGTFDPTDMLDWFDTKKKIPGERKPVFPDGVPGVEQGVPKDLYKGAQQQPDQPPVAETAPPAPPAPEPKAKHLSSSRAAARSAPAAESASDAAPSESEEGGAAAVPPAPPPPKVKRKRITAPPPDAPPPQAQQAAPPPSAPPQQQSSTPFPAPLPSGGFSR, from the coding sequence ATGCGTCTTTCGCAGCGCTTGATTGCTCTCACCGTCTTGGCCGCCATTGGTACGGCGCTGGCGGGATGTAGCAGTGGTACTTTCGACCCGACCGATATGTTGGATTGGTTCGACACCAAAAAGAAGATTCCTGGCGAGCGTAAGCCGGTATTCCCGGATGGCGTGCCCGGGGTCGAGCAAGGCGTGCCGAAGGATCTCTACAAAGGGGCGCAACAGCAGCCGGATCAGCCACCCGTAGCCGAGACAGCTCCGCCAGCACCCCCGGCGCCCGAACCGAAAGCCAAGCACCTGTCTAGCTCAAGGGCGGCCGCACGGTCTGCTCCGGCTGCGGAGTCGGCATCGGACGCTGCGCCATCCGAGTCGGAGGAGGGCGGCGCCGCCGCGGTGCCGCCAGCGCCGCCACCGCCCAAGGTCAAGCGGAAGCGGATCACTGCTCCCCCTCCGGATGCGCCACCACCGCAGGCTCAGCAGGCGGCTCCACCGCCTTCCGCGCCGCCGCAGCAGCAATCATCGACGCCATTCCCGGCGCCTTTGCCGAGCGGCGGATTCTCTCGCTGA
- a CDS encoding putative membrane protein (product_source=COG4094; cog=COG4094; pfam=PF07298; transmembrane_helix_parts=Outside_1_3,TMhelix_4_21,Inside_22_40,TMhelix_41_63,Outside_64_72,TMhelix_73_95,Inside_96_115,TMhelix_116_138,Outside_139_164,TMhelix_165_187,Inside_188_194), producing the protein MGLVTMIVGLVLFVGIHILTTSRDKRAAVIARLGESGYKIAFSVIAIVGVVLIGRGFSIYRATEWVNIWYPPVAMRHITLGLMLPAIILVVSSYIRGRIYTTVKHPMLAGVKLWAALHLLANGDLGSIILFGSVLAWAVYDRISLKRREDLGAPPIPVGGLGNDLIAVVVGTVAYLALAFAFHPLVIGVPVVGV; encoded by the coding sequence ATGGGACTGGTGACGATGATCGTGGGGTTGGTGCTGTTCGTCGGCATCCACATCCTGACGACCTCGCGCGACAAGCGCGCGGCAGTCATCGCGCGTCTTGGTGAAAGCGGTTACAAGATCGCGTTTTCAGTGATTGCCATCGTCGGCGTCGTTCTGATCGGGCGGGGATTCAGCATTTATCGCGCGACGGAGTGGGTCAACATTTGGTATCCCCCGGTTGCCATGCGGCACATCACTCTAGGGCTGATGTTGCCCGCCATCATTCTCGTGGTGTCGTCTTATATCCGCGGGCGCATCTATACGACAGTCAAACACCCAATGCTTGCCGGCGTGAAGTTGTGGGCCGCGCTGCATCTTCTTGCCAATGGTGATCTTGGTTCGATCATCCTGTTCGGCTCTGTTCTTGCGTGGGCGGTGTATGATCGTATTTCCCTGAAGCGCCGTGAGGACCTGGGAGCGCCGCCCATTCCGGTTGGTGGCCTTGGTAATGACCTGATCGCGGTTGTGGTCGGGACAGTGGCCTATCTTGCACTCGCTTTTGCCTTCCATCCGCTGGTGATCGGCGTTCCTGTAGTTGGAGTTTAA
- a CDS encoding GTP-binding protein (product_source=KO:K03977; cath_funfam=3.30.300.20,3.40.50.300; cog=COG1160; ko=KO:K03977; pfam=PF01926,PF14714; smart=SM00382; superfamily=52540; tigrfam=TIGR03594), with protein MSSFTIAIIGRPNVGKSTLFNRLVGQKLALVDDQPGVTRDRREGHARLGDLDFTIIDTAGLDEGARGSLTARMQEQTEAAIASADALMFVIDARAGLTPTDRAFADFARRANKPVLLLANKSEGKHGDAGAMEAYALGLGDPIPISAEHGEGLSDLYDALRELMPESSEDDDELDDSEDAEQDGTRPIRVAVLGRPNAGKSTLINHLLGEERLLTSPEAGTTRDSIAVDVFWKGRDFRVFDTAGLRRRSRIEDKLEKLSVSDALRAVRFAEVVVLMMDAQNRFEEQDLRLADLVEREGRAIVLAVNKWDLMDRAPSQIAKLREDADHWLPQVKGAPVVAVSGLMGEGIDRLMSAIEDAYAVWNRRASTSQLNRWFEQAVNNNPPPAVSGRRLKLNYITQTKARPPSFVVFCSRADAVPESYLRYLTNSLRSTFELPGTPIRITLREKANPFAHKAKRKS; from the coding sequence ATGTCGTCGTTCACAATTGCCATTATCGGTCGACCAAACGTCGGCAAGTCGACCCTGTTCAATCGTCTGGTTGGACAGAAGCTCGCACTGGTCGATGATCAGCCCGGCGTGACGCGTGACCGGCGCGAAGGCCATGCACGTCTTGGCGATCTCGACTTCACCATTATCGACACTGCGGGCCTCGATGAGGGCGCCAGAGGCTCACTTACCGCGCGGATGCAGGAGCAGACCGAGGCGGCGATCGCTTCCGCAGACGCTTTGATGTTTGTGATCGACGCACGCGCAGGATTGACGCCGACCGATCGTGCATTCGCCGATTTCGCGCGTCGCGCCAACAAGCCGGTCTTGCTGCTCGCCAACAAGAGCGAGGGAAAGCATGGCGATGCTGGCGCGATGGAGGCCTACGCGCTTGGGCTGGGCGATCCGATCCCAATTTCCGCTGAACATGGCGAAGGTCTCAGCGATCTTTACGACGCGCTGAGGGAGTTGATGCCGGAGTCGTCCGAAGACGACGATGAATTGGATGACAGTGAGGACGCTGAGCAGGATGGGACACGTCCTATCCGAGTGGCCGTGCTGGGGCGGCCCAACGCGGGCAAATCAACGCTGATCAACCACCTGCTCGGCGAGGAACGCCTGCTGACCAGTCCTGAGGCCGGCACAACACGTGACTCCATTGCGGTCGATGTCTTCTGGAAGGGGCGCGATTTTCGCGTGTTCGACACGGCCGGCCTGCGGCGGCGCTCGCGTATCGAGGACAAGCTCGAGAAGCTCTCGGTGTCGGATGCCTTGCGTGCGGTTCGTTTCGCCGAAGTCGTTGTGCTGATGATGGACGCGCAAAACCGATTCGAAGAGCAGGATTTGCGCCTCGCGGATCTCGTCGAACGTGAGGGGCGCGCCATTGTGCTCGCGGTCAACAAATGGGATCTGATGGACCGTGCGCCAAGCCAGATTGCAAAGTTGCGCGAGGATGCAGATCATTGGCTGCCGCAGGTCAAAGGCGCGCCGGTCGTTGCTGTATCCGGTCTCATGGGTGAGGGCATTGATCGGCTAATGAGCGCGATTGAAGATGCTTATGCGGTGTGGAATAGACGCGCGTCCACCAGTCAGCTCAATCGCTGGTTCGAACAGGCGGTTAACAACAATCCGCCACCTGCGGTGTCGGGACGGCGTTTGAAACTCAACTATATCACACAGACCAAGGCGCGTCCGCCGAGCTTTGTCGTGTTCTGCTCTCGCGCCGATGCGGTGCCGGAGTCCTATCTGCGCTATCTGACGAATAGCCTTCGCAGCACCTTTGAGCTGCCCGGCACGCCGATCCGTATCACGCTGCGTGAGAAGGCAAATCCGTTCGCACACAAGGCCAAGCGGAAGTCCTAG
- a CDS encoding NAD(P)-dependent dehydrogenase (short-subunit alcohol dehydrogenase family) (product_source=COG1028; cath_funfam=3.40.50.720; cog=COG1028; pfam=PF00106; superfamily=51735), whose translation MAADLSSRIALVTGASRGIGYATARALARAGAHIIAVARTQGGLEELDDDIRKDGGTATLVPLDMTDLDGIARLGAALNERHGKLDIMVGNAGVAGTSSPLGHTDPKFWENVMAVNVTANFQLIRCMEPLLQQSDAGRAVFITSGIAHKANAYMGPYATSKAALDTLVRVWANETATTPIRVNLFSPGPIRTRMRATVMPGEDPMTLDTPEQVAEFIVPMCAPSWTESGKLYDYRTKTIMTFQPPTA comes from the coding sequence ATGGCTGCCGATCTTTCCTCCCGCATCGCTCTTGTGACCGGCGCATCGCGTGGCATCGGCTATGCCACAGCCCGCGCGCTCGCTCGCGCAGGCGCCCATATCATCGCGGTCGCCCGTACCCAGGGAGGGCTTGAGGAGCTCGACGATGACATCCGCAAGGACGGCGGAACGGCGACCCTTGTGCCGCTCGATATGACGGACCTCGATGGCATTGCCCGGCTTGGTGCGGCACTGAACGAACGTCATGGCAAGCTCGACATCATGGTCGGCAATGCCGGCGTTGCGGGAACGTCGTCGCCCCTTGGCCATACCGATCCGAAGTTCTGGGAGAATGTGATGGCCGTGAACGTCACGGCAAATTTCCAGCTCATCCGCTGCATGGAGCCACTTCTGCAGCAGTCGGATGCAGGGCGCGCGGTGTTCATCACCTCGGGCATCGCACACAAAGCCAACGCCTATATGGGCCCTTACGCCACGTCCAAAGCGGCGCTGGATACGCTCGTTCGCGTCTGGGCCAACGAGACGGCGACAACACCAATCCGCGTCAATCTGTTCAGCCCCGGGCCGATCCGCACCCGCATGCGCGCGACGGTGATGCCTGGCGAAGATCCAATGACGCTCGACACGCCTGAACAGGTCGCAGAATTTATCGTTCCGATGTGCGCCCCGTCGTGGACGGAATCCGGCAAGCTGTACGATTACCGGACCAAGACGATCATGACATTCCAACCGCCGACGGCTTAA
- a CDS encoding hypothetical protein (product_source=COG4649; cog=COG4649; pfam=PF09976; superfamily=48435; transmembrane_helix_parts=Outside_1_19,TMhelix_20_42,Inside_43_217), protein MSELFNEIDEDLRREKLKKLWEQYSVFIVAGAILLIAAVGGWRGYQYWQEKQAAEAGSAFEAAITLSEQGKHAEAEAAFSKIAAGSSKGYAGLARLRMAAEVAVRDPQEAAKLYDSIASNPAMSTSEQDLARIRAGTLLMETVPYDAMRQRLEPATGPDRTYRHSARELLALSAWRNNDAAAARQWLDMMANDAQTPAGMRSRAEALQALLPPAAKS, encoded by the coding sequence GTGTCTGAATTATTTAATGAAATTGATGAGGACTTGCGCCGCGAGAAGCTCAAGAAGCTTTGGGAGCAATACTCGGTCTTCATCGTCGCCGGTGCGATTCTGCTCATCGCGGCAGTTGGTGGCTGGCGCGGCTACCAGTATTGGCAGGAAAAACAGGCCGCGGAAGCCGGTTCGGCTTTCGAAGCGGCCATCACTTTGTCCGAGCAGGGCAAGCACGCCGAGGCAGAGGCCGCATTCTCCAAGATCGCTGCGGGCTCATCGAAGGGGTACGCCGGTCTGGCGCGGCTTCGGATGGCTGCGGAGGTCGCCGTCCGCGATCCGCAGGAAGCCGCCAAGCTCTACGATTCAATTGCTTCGAACCCAGCCATGTCGACGTCGGAACAGGATCTGGCACGTATTCGTGCGGGGACCCTGCTGATGGAGACGGTGCCTTACGATGCCATGCGTCAGCGTCTCGAGCCAGCGACGGGCCCAGACCGGACCTACCGGCATTCGGCGCGAGAGCTCCTCGCTTTGTCGGCATGGCGGAATAACGATGCCGCAGCGGCGCGTCAGTGGCTCGACATGATGGCCAACGATGCGCAGACGCCTGCGGGGATGCGTAGCCGTGCAGAAGCCCTGCAGGCATTGTTGCCACCTGCGGCTAAAAGCTAA
- a CDS encoding tripartite-type tricarboxylate transporter receptor subunit TctC (product_source=COG3181; cath_funfam=3.40.190.10; cleavage_site_network=SignalP-noTM; cog=COG3181; pfam=PF03401; superfamily=53850): protein MNFAALAGLALAIALTSTVTAQTPPPWPPRLVKIVVPYAAGSTPDLVGRVLADDLQARHPGSSFVVENKTGAGGNIGTDAVAKAEPDGATIGISLGGPLAINTLLFSKLPYNPGKDIAPITLLTSLPSVLVVPTSAGVNSVADFVAALKRDPSKFAFGSIGAGSLSHLTMEAIAQRAGVTMTHIPYGGSPQAITAVIRGDVQAACLPAIAVTPQLAEGKVKILAVATAQRSRFLKNVPTLKESGIDVESDAWNALIAPAGTPPTIIAQINDEVQDTLTKPRVREKLETQLMEPTPSTPEALRSRMEAEIKLWADVIKRGDIRIN, encoded by the coding sequence ATGAACTTCGCTGCTCTTGCCGGTCTGGCGCTCGCCATTGCTCTGACCTCCACCGTCACTGCCCAAACGCCGCCGCCGTGGCCACCCAGGCTCGTCAAGATCGTCGTCCCCTACGCGGCCGGCTCCACGCCCGACCTCGTAGGCCGCGTACTCGCCGATGATTTGCAAGCACGGCACCCCGGCTCCAGCTTCGTAGTCGAGAATAAAACCGGCGCTGGGGGCAATATCGGCACCGATGCTGTTGCCAAGGCCGAACCGGACGGCGCAACGATCGGCATCAGCCTGGGTGGGCCGCTCGCCATTAACACGCTGCTGTTCTCGAAGCTGCCTTACAATCCGGGAAAAGACATTGCCCCGATCACGCTGCTGACCTCGTTGCCAAGTGTGCTGGTGGTGCCGACCAGCGCTGGGGTTAATTCAGTGGCCGATTTCGTCGCGGCTTTGAAGCGCGATCCTTCCAAATTTGCATTCGGCTCGATCGGCGCAGGCTCGCTGTCGCACCTGACCATGGAAGCCATCGCGCAGCGCGCCGGCGTAACCATGACCCATATTCCCTATGGCGGCTCGCCGCAGGCCATTACGGCGGTCATCCGTGGCGACGTTCAGGCGGCATGCCTTCCGGCCATCGCGGTCACCCCCCAACTTGCCGAGGGCAAAGTGAAAATCCTCGCTGTCGCAACTGCGCAGCGCTCACGCTTTCTGAAGAACGTCCCGACACTGAAAGAAAGCGGCATCGACGTGGAGTCGGATGCATGGAACGCATTGATCGCACCCGCCGGCACACCACCCACGATCATCGCTCAGATCAACGATGAGGTGCAGGACACGTTGACCAAGCCGCGCGTGCGCGAAAAGCTCGAAACGCAGCTGATGGAGCCTACTCCCTCTACGCCGGAGGCTTTGCGCTCACGGATGGAGGCCGAGATCAAACTATGGGCGGATGTGATCAAACGCGGTGACATCCGAATAAATTAG
- a CDS encoding hypothetical protein (product_source=Hypo-rule applied; superfamily=55961): MFREKWHIRSGEIALSWIVRTCVSPKLWVVQAETDFIGPIVIQYTCEEANGRTHFTRTVRNPARAKLPTDAQLTRR; this comes from the coding sequence GTGTTTCGCGAGAAATGGCATATCCGCTCTGGCGAAATCGCACTGAGTTGGATCGTGCGCACCTGCGTCAGCCCGAAGCTCTGGGTCGTACAGGCTGAGACCGATTTCATCGGTCCCATCGTCATCCAATATACCTGCGAGGAGGCGAACGGTCGCACCCACTTTACCCGGACAGTGCGCAATCCTGCCCGCGCGAAACTGCCGACCGATGCTCAGCTCACGCGTCGATGA